A section of the Rummeliibacillus pycnus genome encodes:
- a CDS encoding ammonium transporter, with product MELMYINTVWIVIAAAMVLFMEGGFSLLESGFVRTKNAVNVTMKIFVDLTIGALAFWIIGFGVMYGHDELGIIGTTLFGSPEKIHLSIKLPSAAFVLFQMGFAVASISIISGAVAERMNFKAYILTAVLICTIIYPLSGHWIWNNDGWLAKLGMKDFAGSAAIHAVGGFAAFAMAKILGPRKGRFNSDGSANVFAPSNIPLASAGSFILWFGWFAFNAGSTLDASNTSLASIALNTMLAGASGGTAALFITMKKFGKVDPSMTINGVLAGLVAITAGCAFVSQWSAIIIGVISGFIVIYATLFVDNIKVDDPVGAVAVHGFNGVFGTIAVGLFDSSKGLFTTGHFSLLLIQLLGAVVVILWGFAGGIFMAKVCEKTVGLRASEREEEEGLDMTYHGIPAYNELERFTDLPTNLYDFEESTGVKISPANHKNVHKERVNE from the coding sequence ATGGAACTGATGTATATCAATACAGTTTGGATTGTAATAGCTGCAGCAATGGTGTTATTTATGGAAGGCGGATTTAGTTTACTAGAATCTGGTTTTGTACGTACAAAAAATGCAGTCAATGTTACGATGAAGATTTTTGTTGATTTAACGATTGGTGCATTAGCTTTTTGGATTATAGGATTTGGCGTTATGTACGGGCATGATGAACTTGGCATCATTGGTACGACGTTATTCGGTAGTCCGGAAAAGATTCATCTTTCAATAAAATTACCAAGTGCTGCCTTTGTACTATTTCAAATGGGATTTGCTGTAGCGAGTATTTCAATTATTTCTGGAGCAGTAGCTGAACGTATGAATTTTAAAGCATATATCTTAACAGCAGTCCTAATTTGTACTATTATTTATCCACTCTCAGGGCATTGGATTTGGAATAATGATGGATGGTTAGCAAAACTAGGGATGAAGGATTTTGCAGGCTCTGCAGCCATACATGCAGTTGGTGGATTTGCAGCCTTTGCAATGGCAAAAATATTAGGTCCTAGAAAAGGGAGATTTAATTCAGATGGTAGTGCTAATGTATTTGCACCCAGTAATATTCCTTTAGCTTCTGCTGGTTCGTTTATCTTATGGTTTGGTTGGTTTGCATTTAATGCTGGAAGTACATTGGATGCCTCTAATACGTCTTTGGCGTCTATTGCGTTAAACACGATGCTTGCAGGGGCAAGTGGTGGTACAGCCGCATTATTCATCACCATGAAAAAGTTTGGAAAAGTTGACCCTAGTATGACCATTAATGGTGTATTAGCTGGGTTGGTGGCCATTACTGCTGGTTGTGCTTTTGTTTCTCAATGGAGTGCAATTATAATTGGTGTAATCAGTGGTTTTATCGTGATTTATGCTACGCTATTTGTAGATAATATAAAAGTAGATGATCCAGTAGGAGCAGTAGCAGTTCATGGCTTCAATGGAGTGTTCGGAACCATTGCTGTTGGATTATTCGATTCCTCAAAAGGTCTATTCACAACTGGTCATTTTTCTCTTTTACTTATCCAACTATTAGGTGCTGTTGTTGTAATTCTTTGGGGATTTGCAGGCGGTATATTTATGGCAAAGGTTTGCGAAAAGACAGTAGGATTAAGAGCGAGTGAACGAGAGGAAGAAGAAGGTTTAGACATGACTTATCACGGTATTCCTGCGTACAACGAATTAGAACGATTCACAGATTTACCAACTAATTTGTATGATTTTGAAGAGTCAACAGGTGTCAAAATTTCCCCTGCTAATCATAAAAACGTTCATAAGGAAAGAGTTAATGAGTAA
- a CDS encoding P-II family nitrogen regulator, with protein MKKIEAIIRTEKLSDTIKGLKNIGITGFTVSQVVGRGKQKDSQGVYRGKNYKVTLHPKIKLEIILSDHMVERTIRTIVENAQTGEDGDGKIYVYPILEAYNIRTGKLDDDIDDLLEREE; from the coding sequence ATGAAAAAAATTGAAGCAATTATTAGAACTGAAAAATTAAGCGATACCATTAAAGGGTTAAAAAATATTGGCATTACTGGTTTTACCGTATCTCAGGTAGTTGGGAGAGGGAAGCAGAAAGACAGTCAAGGAGTCTATCGAGGAAAGAATTATAAAGTAACACTCCATCCTAAGATAAAATTAGAGATTATTCTTTCAGATCATATGGTCGAACGTACAATCAGGACAATTGTTGAAAATGCTCAAACGGGTGAAGATGGCGATGGTAAAATTTATGTCTATCCAATCTTAGAAGCTTATAACATTCGAACAGGAAAACTAGACGATGATATTGATGATTTACTAGAGCGAGAGGAGTAA
- a CDS encoding DUF1540 domain-containing protein: MPTVKVNCTVSNCFFHKEGNICGAEKIDVEMDNYRSQNRNTEFASEFDVYAISEEASHSADTCCKTFKAKSE, encoded by the coding sequence ATGCCAACTGTAAAGGTAAACTGTACTGTATCGAATTGTTTTTTTCATAAGGAAGGCAATATTTGCGGAGCTGAGAAAATCGATGTAGAGATGGACAACTACCGCTCCCAAAATAGAAATACAGAGTTTGCTTCAGAATTTGACGTTTATGCTATTTCAGAGGAAGCAAGTCATTCTGCGGATACATGTTGTAAAACGTTTAAAGCTAAAAGTGAATAA
- a CDS encoding cold-shock protein — protein sequence MTQGTVKWFNAEKGFGFIEVEGGNDVFVHFSAILGDGFKSLEEGQKVEFGIEEGNRGPQATNVTKL from the coding sequence ATGACACAAGGTACAGTAAAATGGTTTAACGCAGAAAAAGGTTTTGGTTTCATCGAAGTTGAAGGCGGTAACGATGTATTCGTACACTTCTCAGCTATTCTAGGTGATGGTTTCAAATCACTAGAAGAAGGTCAAAAAGTTGAATTCGGTATTGAAGAAGGCAACCGCGGACCACAAGCTACTAATGTAACTAAACTTTAA
- a CDS encoding iron-containing alcohol dehydrogenase family protein: MKTIHVHAAPSEYFLQKGALELLESKLEERNFKKVLVVHGVKSWEVTKEYWPKMTEIQTEEYTYGGECSLSEIEKVSNLVMTNKFEAIIGVGGGKVLDLVKASGNHTNKPVVLIPTLASNCAPWTPLSVLYDDFGAFIRFDIYPVSTSLLLIEPEILVNAPIDLFIAGIGDTLAKWYEADVQLRTITNKTVPMMISYYAAQQCKEILLKSSKEAVLAVQNGKLNDDFIKVVETIIVYAGMVGGFGDHFGRTTGAHSIHNGLTVLEETHQALHGSKVAYGILIQLVLENRWDEIKQLLPFYQQLGLPLSLKELGIDAITNEMIHQVAKKATIPEETIHLMPIGSITSARVSSAIKELEQFYLGSK, from the coding sequence TTGAAAACAATTCATGTACATGCTGCACCAAGTGAATATTTTTTACAAAAGGGTGCTTTAGAACTTTTGGAGTCCAAATTAGAAGAGAGAAATTTTAAGAAAGTATTAGTTGTACATGGTGTTAAATCATGGGAAGTCACGAAAGAGTATTGGCCTAAAATGACTGAAATCCAAACTGAGGAATATACATATGGTGGAGAGTGCTCCTTGAGTGAAATTGAGAAAGTATCAAATTTAGTCATGACTAACAAGTTTGAGGCAATTATTGGTGTTGGTGGTGGGAAGGTTTTAGATTTAGTAAAGGCGTCAGGCAATCATACAAACAAACCAGTAGTATTAATTCCAACTTTGGCTTCAAACTGTGCTCCTTGGACACCTTTAAGTGTGCTATATGACGATTTTGGTGCTTTTATTCGTTTTGATATTTATCCTGTTTCAACGAGTTTGTTATTAATTGAACCTGAAATTTTAGTAAATGCACCGATTGATTTGTTTATAGCTGGGATTGGTGATACATTAGCGAAATGGTATGAAGCAGATGTACAATTAAGAACAATTACCAATAAAACTGTACCGATGATGATCTCTTATTATGCTGCACAGCAGTGCAAAGAGATCCTTTTAAAATCCTCTAAAGAAGCTGTTCTTGCGGTTCAAAATGGTAAACTAAATGATGATTTTATCAAAGTTGTTGAAACGATTATCGTCTATGCAGGGATGGTTGGTGGATTTGGAGACCATTTTGGAAGAACAACTGGCGCACATTCGATTCATAATGGTTTGACAGTTTTGGAAGAGACACATCAAGCATTACACGGATCAAAAGTTGCATATGGCATTTTAATACAATTAGTACTAGAAAATCGCTGGGATGAAATCAAACAACTTCTTCCTTTTTATCAACAATTAGGTTTACCTTTGTCCTTAAAAGAATTAGGTATTGATGCCATAACAAATGAGATGATTCATCAAGTGGCAAAAAAAGCAACGATACCAGAGGAGACAATCCATTTAATGCCGATTGGATCAATTACATCTGCTAGAGTTAGTAGTGCGATAAAGGAATTAGAACAATTCTATTTGGGTTCTAAATAA
- a CDS encoding bifunctional 2',3'-cyclic-nucleotide 2'-phosphodiesterase/3'-nucleotidase, which translates to MKGKKTSALKFLSSTLAVSMLLTAVTPSNANAAKPSKPKVQSQVKLRIMETTDVHINLLDFDYYKNTVAPKLGLAKTATLVKTARSEVENSVLVDNGDLIQGTPLGTYEAKINPLKDGEVHPIIKAMNIMKYDMATLGNHEFNYGLDYLDEVYDDAKFPFVNANVYIDDHDNNPNNDKNKYTPYKIITKKVKDESGKTTTIKIGYIGFVPPQINEWDKANLDGKVITKNIVETAKKYVPAMKKKGADLVIALTHSGFSGKLDNTEDTIYALSKVSGIDAITFSHTHKVFPAKDVASLDALFKDPNGQPLPGVNNEKGTINGVPAVQAGFGGGNLGIIDLTLKKVKGKWAVSNSQSENRSIEAVAADTTIVNAVNANHEATLKYVNTAIGKTTDDIYSYFALVQDDPSVQVVTNAQRWYVEKYIALNKPELKNIPILSVGAPFKAGRNGVDEYTEIKKGDLTIRSAGDLYLYDNTLKAIKVKGSDVKEWLEMSAGQFNTIDPTKTTEQALINSAFPVYNFDVIDGVKYQIDVTKPAKYGTDGKLVNPTSSRIVNLEFNGKPIDPNQEFIVVTNNYRANGGGNFPGIKGSPLVVDSADENRQILMEYITEKKEITPTADGNWSIAPISEKVNVTFTTSPKAVQYITKDSPFSYTGKKDLRDFGIFNINLHR; encoded by the coding sequence ATGAAAGGTAAAAAAACATCAGCTTTAAAATTTTTGTCTAGTACACTTGCAGTCAGTATGTTGTTAACAGCAGTTACTCCAAGTAATGCAAATGCCGCAAAACCTTCTAAACCTAAGGTACAATCACAAGTAAAACTTCGAATTATGGAAACGACAGATGTTCACATAAATCTACTGGACTTTGATTATTACAAAAATACCGTAGCTCCAAAATTGGGCTTAGCGAAAACTGCTACTCTTGTGAAAACAGCGAGATCAGAAGTGGAAAATTCCGTATTAGTAGATAACGGTGATTTGATACAAGGTACTCCTCTCGGTACGTATGAAGCGAAAATTAATCCATTAAAAGATGGTGAAGTACATCCTATTATTAAAGCTATGAATATCATGAAATATGATATGGCGACACTTGGAAATCATGAGTTCAACTATGGATTGGATTATTTAGATGAAGTATACGACGATGCAAAATTTCCTTTTGTTAACGCAAACGTCTATATAGATGATCATGACAACAATCCAAATAACGATAAAAATAAGTACACTCCATACAAGATTATTACTAAAAAAGTGAAAGATGAGTCTGGTAAAACAACTACAATTAAAATCGGCTACATTGGTTTTGTTCCCCCTCAAATTAATGAATGGGATAAAGCAAATTTAGATGGAAAAGTAATAACCAAGAATATCGTAGAAACAGCTAAGAAATATGTACCTGCTATGAAAAAGAAAGGTGCAGATTTAGTTATTGCATTAACTCATTCTGGCTTTAGTGGAAAATTAGACAATACAGAAGATACGATTTATGCATTGAGTAAAGTATCTGGAATTGATGCAATTACTTTTTCACATACACATAAAGTATTCCCTGCCAAAGATGTTGCTAGCTTAGATGCGTTATTTAAAGATCCCAATGGACAACCATTACCTGGGGTAAACAACGAGAAAGGAACGATTAACGGGGTTCCTGCCGTACAAGCTGGTTTTGGCGGTGGTAATTTAGGGATTATCGATTTAACTTTGAAAAAAGTCAAAGGAAAATGGGCAGTTTCAAATTCCCAATCTGAAAATAGATCAATTGAAGCAGTAGCTGCAGACACAACGATTGTAAATGCCGTTAATGCAAATCATGAGGCAACATTAAAATATGTTAATACAGCCATTGGCAAAACAACAGATGATATTTATAGCTATTTTGCACTAGTACAAGATGATCCATCTGTTCAAGTCGTGACAAATGCTCAAAGGTGGTATGTAGAAAAATATATCGCCTTAAACAAGCCTGAATTAAAAAACATTCCGATTCTATCAGTAGGTGCACCTTTTAAAGCTGGACGAAATGGCGTGGATGAATACACAGAAATTAAAAAAGGTGATTTAACAATCCGTAGTGCTGGAGATTTGTATCTTTATGACAATACATTAAAAGCGATTAAAGTAAAAGGCTCTGACGTAAAAGAATGGCTTGAGATGTCAGCAGGTCAATTCAATACCATCGATCCTACAAAAACAACGGAACAAGCATTGATTAATTCTGCATTCCCAGTTTATAATTTTGATGTTATTGATGGTGTTAAATACCAAATTGACGTTACAAAACCAGCTAAATACGGTACAGACGGTAAACTGGTAAATCCTACATCCAGTCGAATTGTGAATCTCGAATTCAACGGCAAACCGATTGATCCTAATCAAGAATTTATCGTTGTTACAAATAATTATCGCGCGAACGGCGGAGGAAATTTCCCTGGTATAAAAGGAAGTCCATTAGTAGTAGATTCAGCTGATGAAAATCGACAAATCTTAATGGAATATATCACTGAAAAGAAAGAAATTACCCCAACTGCTGATGGCAACTGGTCTATTGCACCAATTTCTGAAAAGGTGAACGTAACATTCACAACTTCTCCAAAAGCAGTGCAATATATCACTAAAGATAGTCCATTCTCTTACACAGGTAAAAAGGATTTAAGAGATTTTGGAATCTTTAATATTAACCTTCATCGGTAA
- a CDS encoding hydrogenase maturation protease, which produces MENIIVLGIGNRLMMDDGVGIYLAEEIALQNKNSTIQYIIGESDVEYCIGLIEKATFVILLDAIFSGCDPGDVTVYPLESLNGFHTLDISPHNLHLFQILHLSKDRIKGYIIGVEPYEIKFNIGLSEKLEQQWGIIIKNVENIIDKLIESIS; this is translated from the coding sequence ATGGAAAATATCATTGTTCTTGGGATAGGAAACCGTTTAATGATGGATGATGGTGTAGGAATTTACCTTGCGGAAGAAATTGCATTACAAAATAAAAACTCTACCATACAATATATAATTGGTGAGTCAGATGTTGAATATTGTATTGGACTAATTGAAAAAGCAACATTTGTTATACTATTAGATGCTATTTTTTCAGGTTGTGATCCAGGCGATGTTACAGTTTATCCATTAGAAAGTCTAAATGGTTTTCATACACTAGATATATCACCACACAACCTGCATTTGTTCCAAATTTTACATTTATCAAAAGATAGGATAAAAGGATATATAATTGGTGTAGAACCTTACGAAATAAAATTTAATATTGGATTAAGTGAAAAGTTAGAACAACAATGGGGAATAATCATTAAAAACGTAGAAAATATAATAGATAAATTAATTGAATCAATTTCATAA
- a CDS encoding nickel-dependent hydrogenase large subunit translates to MSKRIVINPLTRISGFMEIDVLIEQNKIVDAKTKGNLFRGFEQMLIDRSPFDAVYFTQRICGICSAAHSMASSLALENALKIKPNEQGIYLRDIIHACEFLQNHIRHFYQYTVPDFVKIEQTTILQADHDDFRLPKEINNRISKNYFDSLSISRLAHQMLAVLGGKAPHNHGVFIGGVTTKATAEKVVLLDANLQKITAFINEEMIPDVYDIAKYYPEYFQLGGGYGNLLSYGSFNHYEDLGTLYVDPFVKMNDRIEVFDETNIQEKIDYSWFKAPENTYKPDSIVPVPDMDKKEAYSWVKAPRYNHLPFEVGPLARLILCGAYPNRVSAMDRTIARALETKKITEIISTLLKQIIPDVDVQQKYEIPESASGKGLVDTTRGALGHWLKIKDKKISFYQIITPSTWDFSTRDENGNRGVAEEALVGTPIQNPDQPVEIGRILRSFDPCMSCATHVYRPGKQVKTIKVL, encoded by the coding sequence ATGAGTAAAAGAATTGTTATTAATCCTTTAACACGAATTAGTGGCTTTATGGAAATTGATGTGCTCATAGAACAAAACAAAATAGTTGATGCGAAAACAAAAGGAAATTTATTTCGTGGTTTTGAACAAATGTTGATTGATAGAAGCCCATTTGACGCGGTTTATTTTACACAAAGAATTTGTGGTATATGCTCAGCCGCACACTCAATGGCTTCATCCTTAGCTTTAGAGAATGCTCTAAAGATTAAACCAAATGAGCAAGGAATATATTTACGAGATATCATTCATGCTTGTGAATTTTTACAAAATCATATTCGCCACTTTTATCAATATACTGTTCCTGATTTTGTGAAAATTGAACAAACTACAATTTTACAAGCAGATCATGATGATTTTAGATTACCAAAAGAAATAAACAATCGGATTTCAAAAAATTACTTTGATTCACTTTCAATAAGTCGTTTAGCTCACCAAATGTTAGCGGTATTAGGAGGTAAAGCTCCCCATAACCATGGAGTCTTTATAGGAGGAGTTACAACGAAAGCAACTGCGGAGAAAGTAGTTCTTCTTGACGCAAATCTACAAAAAATAACCGCTTTTATAAATGAAGAAATGATACCTGATGTATACGATATTGCAAAATATTACCCAGAGTATTTTCAACTTGGAGGAGGGTACGGCAATCTACTATCATATGGTTCTTTTAATCATTATGAAGATTTAGGAACTCTTTATGTTGATCCATTTGTAAAAATGAATGATCGTATTGAAGTATTTGATGAAACTAACATCCAAGAAAAAATTGATTACTCTTGGTTTAAGGCACCAGAAAACACGTATAAGCCAGATTCGATAGTTCCAGTGCCTGATATGGATAAGAAAGAGGCATATTCTTGGGTTAAAGCACCAAGATATAATCATTTACCGTTTGAAGTGGGACCGTTAGCAAGATTAATTTTATGTGGAGCCTATCCAAATAGAGTCTCAGCAATGGATCGAACAATTGCTAGAGCGCTTGAAACCAAGAAAATAACTGAAATTATAAGTACACTGCTGAAACAAATTATTCCAGATGTAGATGTACAGCAAAAATACGAAATTCCTGAATCTGCATCAGGAAAGGGATTGGTAGATACTACAAGAGGGGCGTTAGGACATTGGCTTAAAATAAAAGACAAAAAGATTTCTTTCTATCAAATTATAACGCCATCTACATGGGATTTCTCAACGCGCGATGAGAACGGCAATAGAGGTGTAGCTGAAGAAGCCTTAGTAGGTACACCAATTCAAAATCCAGATCAACCAGTTGAAATAGGGAGGATTTTACGGTCCTTTGATCCGTGTATGTCCTGTGCAACTCATGTATATAGGCCAGGTAAACAAGTCAAAACTATAAAGGTACTTTAA
- a CDS encoding hydrogenase small subunit has translation MGNFVLPPEQVTNEAIAERLKKSAMNGIKDGLIKKKNLIYLELNGCSGNIISLLNGQNPDFEYAFQSMVNIQYSNSLMVSEGEKAIDKLMKAMDEEYILAVEGAVALKNNGLYNVIGRWQGKPLTGLQAATMLGEKASTILAVGACATHGGVSAAKPNPSQSVSLQNVLPNKKMIKLPGCPVHPDWFLGTVAHLLLYGEPETDNLGRPLMFYSTLIHDRCPRRPFFDRGIFAEKLSDKTCLFKLGCRGPVTRTDCPTRQWNGHVNWPIGDNTPCIGCAQFGFPDAMAPFISFDTTRVVKDE, from the coding sequence ATGGGAAATTTCGTTTTACCTCCAGAACAGGTAACCAATGAAGCGATTGCAGAAAGATTAAAGAAAAGCGCAATGAATGGCATTAAGGATGGACTAATTAAGAAAAAAAATCTTATTTATTTAGAGCTAAATGGATGTTCAGGAAATATCATTTCTCTTCTAAATGGGCAAAACCCCGACTTTGAATATGCATTTCAATCCATGGTTAATATTCAATATAGTAACAGTTTAATGGTGTCAGAAGGTGAAAAGGCTATAGATAAACTCATGAAAGCAATGGATGAGGAGTATATATTAGCTGTTGAAGGAGCCGTAGCATTAAAAAATAATGGGTTATATAACGTAATAGGTAGGTGGCAAGGGAAACCGCTAACGGGTTTACAAGCGGCAACCATGTTAGGAGAAAAGGCATCCACTATTCTAGCAGTAGGGGCTTGTGCAACTCACGGAGGGGTATCGGCTGCTAAACCGAATCCATCTCAATCAGTAAGCTTACAAAATGTTCTTCCAAATAAGAAGATGATCAAATTACCGGGTTGTCCAGTTCACCCGGATTGGTTTTTAGGAACGGTCGCACATCTTTTATTGTACGGGGAACCGGAAACAGATAATTTAGGACGCCCTTTAATGTTTTATAGCACGTTAATACATGACCGATGCCCAAGAAGACCATTTTTTGACCGTGGGATTTTTGCTGAAAAACTAAGTGACAAAACCTGTTTGTTCAAACTCGGCTGCAGAGGACCAGTTACCAGAACGGATTGTCCAACAAGGCAGTGGAATGGACATGTAAATTGGCCTATTGGGGATAACACACCATGTATTGGCTGTGCCCAATTTGGTTTTCCGGATGCTATGGCGCCTTTCATAAGCTTTGATACAACGAGAGTGGTGAAAGATGAGTAA
- a CDS encoding cytochrome b5 domain-containing protein, with product MQNNEILRFQLNSHINQARQDIYTLSTYNCGSMTPQILQRLWDTLSSIQFISELLANQLIHTNPSAQQIVPINSNAVSSTQIPPKTPLSNETAPPPNLRNFTAEELSSYNGKNGRPAYVAVKNNVYDVTNNRAWAAATHFGLISGRDYTQEFASCHAGQQSILNTLPVVGRLV from the coding sequence ATGCAAAACAACGAGATTCTTAGATTTCAACTGAATTCTCATATTAATCAGGCAAGACAGGACATTTATACACTTTCCACATATAATTGCGGTTCAATGACACCTCAAATCCTGCAAAGGTTATGGGATACACTATCATCAATTCAATTCATTAGTGAACTACTTGCAAATCAGTTAATCCATACGAATCCATCTGCTCAACAAATAGTCCCTATAAATAGCAATGCGGTTAGTTCTACTCAAATACCACCAAAAACCCCTTTAAGTAATGAAACAGCTCCACCACCTAATCTACGAAATTTCACGGCAGAAGAATTAAGTTCCTATAATGGAAAAAATGGAAGACCTGCCTATGTGGCGGTAAAAAATAATGTGTATGATGTAACGAACAACAGGGCTTGGGCAGCTGCTACACATTTTGGATTAATCTCTGGAAGAGACTATACCCAAGAGTTTGCTTCCTGTCATGCAGGACAGCAATCTATATTAAATACATTACCAGTAGTTGGAAGGTTGGTGTAA
- the hypE gene encoding hydrogenase expression/formation protein HypE translates to MVRRITLAHGEGGDLTHQLIRDVFLASFGNREQTQLDAAILKSTSKTLAVSTDSYVVKPLFFPGGNIGKLAITGTINDLAVSGAIPKVITTGFILEEGFPLRDLNIIVESMAREARNAGVSIIAGDTKVVEKGSVDGLFINTTGIGVVNEKYQMTPEKICPGDSIIISGTLGDHGISIISAREELGLLTKVESDCASLNDLIHQLLEKVEGIRIMRDPTRGGLATTLVELCEDFHFNVELDELLIPIRKEVEGACDILGFDPLYIANEGKVVIVVDSLKQKMVLDILNANKLGEEAAVIGQVTSCQNQVGKLMIKTPIGTTRRLHRLSGLLLPRIC, encoded by the coding sequence TTGGTTCGACGGATTACCTTGGCACACGGAGAAGGTGGTGACTTAACACACCAACTTATTCGAGATGTATTTCTTGCATCTTTTGGGAACAGAGAGCAGACACAACTTGATGCTGCTATCTTAAAAAGTACTTCCAAAACTTTAGCTGTCAGTACAGATAGTTACGTCGTCAAACCACTATTTTTTCCAGGGGGGAATATTGGAAAACTAGCCATTACAGGTACAATAAATGATCTAGCAGTAAGTGGTGCGATTCCAAAAGTAATAACTACTGGATTTATTCTTGAAGAAGGTTTTCCTTTAAGAGATTTGAATATCATTGTTGAGAGTATGGCAAGAGAAGCAAGAAATGCTGGGGTTTCCATTATTGCTGGTGATACGAAAGTTGTAGAAAAGGGGAGCGTAGATGGCTTATTTATAAATACGACAGGAATTGGTGTTGTAAATGAAAAGTATCAAATGACTCCTGAGAAAATATGCCCAGGTGATTCGATTATTATTAGTGGGACATTAGGAGATCATGGAATTTCAATTATATCTGCACGTGAAGAACTAGGGTTACTAACGAAGGTTGAGAGCGATTGTGCTTCCTTAAATGATTTAATTCATCAACTTTTAGAGAAAGTTGAAGGAATTCGTATTATGCGAGACCCAACTCGAGGTGGCTTAGCAACAACGCTTGTAGAGCTATGTGAAGATTTCCACTTTAATGTGGAATTGGATGAACTATTGATACCAATACGAAAAGAAGTTGAAGGCGCATGTGATATTTTGGGTTTTGATCCTCTATATATAGCTAATGAAGGGAAAGTAGTGATTGTTGTTGATTCATTAAAGCAAAAAATGGTTTTAGATATTTTAAACGCTAATAAATTGGGAGAGGAAGCAGCTGTAATTGGTCAAGTTACTTCTTGTCAAAACCAAGTGGGGAAATTAATGATAAAAACTCCGATTGGCACAACAAGACGTCTCCATCGCCTTTCAGGATTACTTTTGCCTAGAATATGTTAA